A window of Terriglobus sp. RCC_193 contains these coding sequences:
- a CDS encoding GntR family transcriptional regulator, with protein sequence MQLKEQIRHAIETGGLMPGDQLPGIRSLAEKLVINPNTIIKVYRELESEGALEIRHGLGAFVSESKRKAKTSGIRDAQQLTQEFVDKLREQGLREGEIRRLVEAALAHQFQRR encoded by the coding sequence GTGCAGTTGAAAGAACAGATTCGCCATGCGATTGAGACAGGTGGCCTCATGCCCGGAGATCAACTCCCCGGCATTCGCAGCCTTGCTGAGAAGTTGGTGATTAATCCAAACACGATCATCAAGGTTTACAGGGAGCTTGAAAGCGAAGGAGCGCTCGAGATTCGTCACGGCCTCGGCGCGTTTGTTTCTGAAAGTAAGCGAAAGGCAAAGACGAGCGGAATACGGGATGCGCAACAACTCACTCAGGAGTTCGTAGACAAGCTGAGGGAGCAAGGGCTGCGCGAAGGAGAGATTCGTCGCCTGGTTGAGGCGGCGTTAGCACATCAGTTTCAGAGGAGATAA
- a CDS encoding ADOP family duplicated permease produces MSWFRFFRRKRSDAELQEEMTSFLNEETADNVARGMSEEEARRQAHVKLGSREKVRESLWAQNSFQPLTSLARDVKFASRTLRRTPGFSFLAVLVVALCIGAATSLFTIARSVLLRPLPFHDPDKLVMLYEDRTKDGVPPAKPGYNPVSPADFYDWRSKTHGFEDMAVTRGAGYNLTGERGELPESVRAAAGSWNLMRVLGVQPAVGRWFTEAEDKPGTTSVMLTWSVYQRRFGGDAAIVGRQIHLDDKPYTVVGVLPSWFRYPDAGIVLWVPYQGDMGETLQHHDYHQSQVIARMKDGVSLASAVAQVQAVQMQLHLAYPDEPVHDLVEMRPMHEDVTGDVKQPLQLMLGAVACMLLIGCLNVSNLLVARGAARQREVAIRSALGAQRAALIREQMTESVLICIAGGTLGVALSVLATQILAHAWKDLPTVQSIHLDGTVIAFACALVCVAALVAGLVPALSSTDKSMLSAMQSSTRTGGGSIGRTALRKWMLTAEIAITVVLLVAAGLLGKSFLKLRTTDVGCVTKNVLTLRYSLPEKQYDTPEKVNSFQESLLERVRALPGVKGVALGNTVPAAGYWGDFVFTVKEHPPLQAGAPIQVGLVRWADPGYFTGLGIPLVRGRFFTNQDRLERAYKVIVSKQLADRYFPGEDAISRHLHVAAHALKGKPDATDYEIVGVVGDVIYQVGKEARPMMYFPLLDGTMSGATLAVRTQYDSLQFALPVQKQIAALDAGLPVADVRTMDQVVGESLGNQSLSAALVLAFAVLSLLLASVGLYGVLSYLTVQRTQELGIRMALGAQREQLLTQMLLDGMKPALFGLGLGMVASFAVTRVLQTMLFATKPLDPVVLFGVVATLLVVAMCACLVPAWRASRIEPMQALRME; encoded by the coding sequence ATGAGCTGGTTCCGGTTCTTTCGTCGCAAGCGTTCCGATGCGGAGTTGCAGGAAGAGATGACGTCGTTCCTGAATGAGGAGACGGCGGACAATGTGGCGCGCGGCATGTCTGAGGAAGAGGCGCGACGACAGGCTCATGTGAAGCTGGGCAGCAGGGAGAAGGTGCGTGAATCGTTGTGGGCGCAGAACTCATTTCAACCGTTGACGAGTCTTGCGCGTGATGTGAAGTTCGCGAGTCGCACACTGCGACGTACGCCGGGGTTTTCGTTCCTTGCCGTGCTGGTGGTGGCATTGTGCATTGGTGCAGCGACATCCCTGTTCACGATTGCGCGTTCGGTATTGCTGCGCCCGCTGCCGTTTCATGATCCAGACAAGCTGGTGATGTTGTATGAGGACCGCACGAAGGATGGCGTGCCTCCTGCCAAGCCGGGATACAACCCGGTGTCTCCCGCGGATTTTTACGATTGGCGATCGAAGACGCATGGCTTTGAAGATATGGCCGTCACGCGTGGCGCGGGTTACAACCTGACAGGCGAGCGTGGTGAATTACCGGAGTCAGTGCGTGCTGCCGCAGGATCATGGAACCTGATGCGTGTGCTGGGTGTGCAGCCTGCGGTGGGACGCTGGTTCACAGAGGCAGAGGACAAGCCGGGCACCACTTCAGTAATGTTGACGTGGAGTGTGTATCAGCGGCGATTTGGCGGCGATGCAGCGATTGTGGGTCGTCAGATTCACCTGGATGATAAGCCGTATACGGTGGTGGGTGTGTTGCCGTCGTGGTTTCGGTATCCAGATGCCGGGATCGTGTTGTGGGTTCCGTATCAGGGCGATATGGGAGAGACACTGCAACACCACGACTACCACCAGAGCCAGGTGATCGCGCGGATGAAGGATGGCGTGTCGCTGGCGAGTGCGGTGGCGCAGGTGCAGGCGGTGCAGATGCAGCTTCACCTTGCGTATCCTGATGAGCCGGTGCATGACCTGGTGGAAATGCGACCCATGCATGAGGATGTAACGGGCGATGTGAAACAGCCGCTGCAACTGATGCTGGGCGCGGTGGCATGTATGTTGCTGATCGGCTGTTTGAATGTGTCGAACCTGCTGGTGGCGCGTGGCGCTGCACGGCAGCGCGAGGTTGCCATTCGCAGTGCGTTGGGTGCGCAGCGTGCTGCATTGATCCGCGAACAGATGACGGAGAGCGTGCTGATCTGCATAGCCGGTGGCACGCTTGGCGTGGCGTTGTCCGTGCTGGCAACCCAGATCCTTGCGCATGCATGGAAGGATCTACCCACTGTACAGAGCATTCATCTGGATGGGACCGTGATTGCTTTTGCCTGCGCGCTGGTGTGTGTTGCAGCGCTGGTGGCAGGGCTGGTTCCCGCGTTGTCGTCTACGGACAAGTCGATGCTGAGTGCGATGCAGAGTTCCACGCGCACGGGAGGCGGCAGCATTGGACGCACGGCGTTGCGCAAGTGGATGCTGACTGCGGAGATTGCGATTACGGTGGTACTGCTGGTAGCGGCGGGACTGCTGGGCAAGAGCTTTCTGAAGCTGCGGACGACGGATGTTGGTTGTGTGACGAAAAACGTGCTGACGCTTCGTTACAGCCTGCCGGAGAAGCAGTATGACACGCCTGAGAAGGTGAACTCGTTTCAGGAATCTTTGCTGGAGCGTGTGCGTGCGTTACCAGGAGTGAAGGGAGTTGCGCTGGGGAATACCGTTCCTGCTGCCGGTTACTGGGGCGACTTTGTGTTCACGGTGAAGGAGCATCCTCCTCTTCAGGCGGGTGCACCCATACAAGTTGGATTGGTGCGATGGGCTGATCCCGGGTACTTCACGGGGTTGGGAATTCCGTTGGTGCGTGGGCGCTTCTTTACGAACCAGGATCGGTTGGAGCGTGCGTACAAGGTGATTGTGAGTAAGCAGTTGGCCGATCGTTATTTTCCGGGCGAGGATGCGATCAGCAGACATCTGCATGTGGCGGCACATGCGCTGAAAGGCAAGCCGGACGCAACGGATTACGAGATCGTGGGCGTGGTGGGCGATGTGATCTACCAGGTGGGTAAGGAAGCGCGACCGATGATGTACTTCCCGCTGCTGGATGGAACGATGAGTGGAGCAACGCTGGCAGTGCGCACCCAGTATGATTCGCTACAGTTTGCGCTGCCGGTGCAGAAGCAGATTGCAGCGCTGGATGCAGGATTGCCGGTGGCGGACGTGCGGACGATGGATCAGGTGGTCGGCGAGTCACTGGGGAATCAGAGCCTGAGTGCTGCGCTGGTGCTGGCGTTTGCGGTGTTGTCGTTGTTGCTGGCTTCGGTGGGTTTGTATGGCGTGCTGTCGTACCTGACAGTGCAGCGGACGCAGGAGCTTGGCATTCGGATGGCGCTGGGTGCGCAGCGCGAGCAGTTGCTAACACAGATGCTGCTGGATGGTATGAAGCCGGCACTGTTCGGGCTTGGTCTGGGGATGGTGGCGAGTTTTGCAGTGACGCGCGTGTTGCAGACGATGTTGTTTGCGACGAAGCCGCTTGATCCGGTGGTGCTGTTCGGTGTGGTTGCGACGCTGCTGGTGGTGGCGATGTGTGCGTGCCTGGTGCCTGCGTGGCGGGCTTCACGCATTGAACCGATGCAGGCTTTGCGGATGGAGTAA
- a CDS encoding TIGR03435 family protein: MKFLLALPLVLVASFAVATAQQPQSNLSFEVASIRPGVDADAEMIAIRMNAERSMIHYVNVSLRDMIRVAYNIKEFQVTGPDWIRNRFNIEAKYPAGATEDQVPEMLQSLLRDRFKLQFHSETKEHAVFALVVGKNGPKLKPSEVKTTDYPDSPNRRPGTPVRGDIQIMGSPTGMHLKGPAITLSRLCETLSMFVDQPVVDQTGLQQRYDIDLTFMPDNMRMRGGPGGPGQGADGGADTHEPRITLFEAVQDLGLKLEPRKAPLQMLIVDHIEKTPTEN; the protein is encoded by the coding sequence ATGAAATTCCTTTTGGCCCTTCCGCTCGTACTCGTCGCATCGTTCGCAGTGGCAACAGCACAACAGCCCCAGAGCAACCTCTCATTCGAAGTCGCGTCCATCCGCCCCGGCGTTGATGCAGATGCGGAGATGATTGCAATCCGCATGAACGCCGAACGTTCCATGATCCACTACGTCAACGTCTCCCTGCGCGACATGATCCGCGTCGCTTACAACATCAAGGAATTTCAGGTCACCGGCCCGGATTGGATTCGCAACCGGTTCAACATTGAAGCGAAGTACCCTGCCGGAGCCACAGAAGATCAAGTACCAGAGATGTTGCAGTCTCTATTGCGCGACCGCTTCAAACTCCAGTTCCATAGCGAAACAAAAGAACACGCCGTCTTCGCATTGGTCGTCGGCAAGAACGGCCCAAAGCTCAAGCCATCCGAAGTCAAAACAACGGACTACCCCGACAGCCCCAACCGCCGTCCCGGCACACCCGTACGCGGCGACATCCAGATCATGGGCAGCCCCACCGGCATGCACTTGAAAGGCCCCGCCATCACCCTCAGCCGTCTCTGCGAAACGCTCTCCATGTTTGTCGATCAACCCGTCGTAGACCAGACCGGCCTGCAGCAGCGTTACGACATCGACCTCACCTTCATGCCCGACAACATGCGCATGCGTGGTGGCCCCGGCGGCCCAGGCCAGGGAGCCGACGGAGGCGCAGATACACATGAACCACGCATCACTCTCTTCGAAGCAGTGCAGGATCTCGGCCTCAAACTCGAACCACGCAAAGCCCCGCTGCAGATGCTCATCGTCGACCACATCGAAAAAACACCAACGGAAAACTGA
- a CDS encoding sensor histidine kinase, with amino-acid sequence MHLRFGFRTLIAICVTLAILLGVVAFVQYRWSKRVLTADLQREREHLDLSASLFASRFNRNIADAVSFLQNDAQTAWTTNAPLPSLPRLVKDLYLIDASGARPRVLHANSSGTFTAVATPDWMHPEECTATISQQPLAITTPLFQPVVEKTKQGQSLFRISRANHCFIALLDEDFIRTTLIPKLLPETFGKSSMNDYDFAIVPRHRDAQRIYGPKITPDLRKPFFAVSLRNFPLIPGRPTNAPTPPGRIIQRYQIQTEDRVVPRLPALPNDGIWELQIAHRGLPLAAAFRHQRRQELLLLVAAEFLLGTSIILLVLSAYRMQRAAEQRMQFVAAVSHELRTPVSSISMLSRNQADGLVSGTDKVTQYGELIHQQSRRLSEMIEQTLQYAGIHSNLGTATRAPINIANIITTVLSTHHDELMRAQFQVEQGIPNNLPTIQGDANLLRMAIDNLLTNAIKYAASGHWIGIQAEYSTNKHAILIHISDHGPGIEAADREHLFEPFYRGQSAAETNIPGSGIGLSLVRSAAEAHGGSVTVASTPGQGSTFTLRIPA; translated from the coding sequence ATGCACCTTCGTTTCGGCTTTCGGACTCTCATCGCCATCTGCGTTACGCTCGCGATACTCCTCGGCGTCGTCGCATTTGTGCAGTACCGATGGTCAAAACGCGTGCTCACCGCGGATCTACAGCGCGAACGCGAACACCTCGACCTCTCCGCTTCACTCTTTGCCTCGCGTTTTAATCGCAACATCGCAGACGCCGTCAGCTTCCTTCAGAACGACGCGCAAACCGCATGGACCACAAACGCGCCGCTGCCATCTCTTCCGAGGCTGGTAAAAGATCTCTATCTCATCGACGCTTCCGGCGCACGGCCCCGCGTTCTGCACGCCAACAGTTCCGGCACATTCACGGCCGTAGCAACACCCGACTGGATGCATCCCGAAGAATGCACCGCCACCATCTCTCAGCAACCACTCGCCATTACAACGCCTCTGTTTCAACCCGTTGTCGAAAAAACGAAACAAGGTCAAAGCCTATTCCGTATCTCGCGTGCCAACCATTGCTTCATCGCATTACTCGATGAAGACTTCATCAGGACCACGCTCATTCCAAAACTCCTTCCGGAGACCTTCGGCAAATCCTCCATGAACGACTACGATTTCGCCATCGTCCCGCGCCATCGCGACGCACAGCGAATCTACGGCCCGAAGATCACACCGGATTTGCGTAAGCCCTTCTTCGCCGTGTCACTGCGAAACTTTCCTCTCATACCAGGACGTCCAACCAACGCACCAACCCCTCCCGGCAGAATCATCCAGCGCTATCAAATTCAAACCGAAGACCGCGTCGTACCGCGTCTTCCTGCTCTGCCAAACGACGGCATATGGGAATTGCAGATCGCACATCGCGGTCTGCCACTCGCCGCTGCCTTCCGTCACCAGCGTCGACAGGAACTCCTGCTCCTTGTCGCTGCAGAATTTCTTCTCGGCACATCCATCATCCTTCTTGTCCTAAGCGCATATCGCATGCAACGCGCCGCAGAACAACGTATGCAATTCGTCGCGGCCGTCTCGCATGAACTGCGCACTCCCGTTTCGTCCATTTCCATGCTTTCGCGCAATCAGGCTGACGGCCTCGTCTCCGGCACAGACAAGGTCACGCAATACGGCGAACTCATCCATCAGCAATCACGTCGCCTCAGCGAAATGATCGAGCAAACGCTTCAATACGCTGGCATCCACTCCAACCTCGGCACAGCAACACGCGCACCGATCAACATCGCAAACATCATCACCACCGTTCTATCGACACACCACGACGAACTCATGCGCGCACAATTCCAGGTCGAGCAGGGCATCCCCAACAATCTTCCAACGATTCAAGGCGATGCCAACTTACTCCGCATGGCCATCGACAACCTGCTGACAAACGCAATCAAATACGCCGCCAGTGGCCACTGGATCGGCATTCAGGCCGAATACTCCACAAACAAGCACGCAATCCTCATACATATCTCCGACCACGGCCCCGGCATCGAAGCCGCTGATCGCGAACATCTGTTCGAGCCTTTCTACCGCGGCCAGTCTGCTGCGGAAACAAACATCCCCGGCTCCGGTATCGGCCTCAGCCTCGTACGCTCCGCAGCCGAAGCGCACGGTGGTTCCGTCACCGTAGCAAGCACACCCGGACAAGGCAGCACCTTCACTCTGAGAATCCCCGCATGA
- a CDS encoding ABC transporter ATP-binding protein produces MAYVIETQHLQKTYGTHQAVRGLNLSVSEGAVCAFLGQNGAGKSSTIKMLLGMIHPTSGHGRIFGHSITDEADSLKIRQKVAFVAEDKRLYDYMTVAELIRFTRAFFPTWDVRFEKELLDRFELPLDRKVRQLSKGMRTKLALLLGFARGCKLLILDEPTEGLDPVAIEDVLEIVVSLAAQGTTVFFSSHQIGEVEQIADHVLMINRGQLVLDAPTDEVKETYKHIQAVFPEPMEERDFRLPGIERARIEGRTVTLVASDHVESILEHVRMLRAGSVDVLPLTLKEVFLEKVKVRP; encoded by the coding sequence TTGGCCTACGTCATCGAAACGCAGCATCTACAAAAAACCTATGGCACGCATCAGGCTGTGCGGGGCCTGAATCTTTCCGTCTCAGAAGGAGCTGTGTGCGCCTTTCTGGGCCAGAACGGTGCGGGTAAGAGTTCCACGATCAAGATGCTTCTGGGCATGATTCACCCGACTTCCGGTCATGGACGTATCTTCGGTCACTCCATTACCGATGAAGCCGACAGTCTGAAAATCCGCCAGAAGGTAGCCTTTGTTGCCGAAGACAAACGCCTCTATGACTACATGACGGTTGCCGAGTTGATCCGCTTTACTCGCGCCTTCTTCCCGACGTGGGATGTTCGATTTGAAAAGGAGCTTCTTGATCGCTTTGAATTGCCGCTCGATCGCAAAGTCCGGCAGCTTTCAAAGGGTATGCGTACAAAGTTGGCGCTTCTCTTAGGCTTTGCGCGGGGATGCAAACTCCTCATCCTTGATGAGCCTACTGAGGGTTTGGATCCGGTCGCTATTGAAGACGTGCTCGAGATTGTTGTGTCGCTCGCCGCTCAAGGAACCACCGTGTTCTTTTCATCTCACCAGATCGGCGAAGTGGAGCAGATAGCTGATCACGTTCTGATGATAAACCGAGGTCAACTAGTTCTTGACGCTCCCACCGATGAAGTGAAAGAGACGTACAAACATATCCAAGCGGTCTTTCCGGAGCCAATGGAGGAACGTGACTTCAGACTGCCTGGCATCGAGAGAGCGCGCATTGAGGGACGTACAGTCACCTTGGTGGCGAGTGACCATGTCGAGTCGATTCTGGAGCATGTTCGGATGTTACGGGCAGGGAGTGTTGATGTCCTGCCTCTGACGTTGAAAGAGGTGTTTCTTGAGAAGGTGAAGGTGCGCCCATGA
- a CDS encoding mannose-1-phosphate guanylyltransferase, producing MTTPLKLTPLVLAGGSGTRFWPRSRKSRAKQVLALSGGTETMIQETVTRLLPLAPADDFLVITNGLLLETIRQQLPEIPHDRILCEPMARNTAPACALAALIVERTAPETILGVFPSDHVVTDDARFQQVIRAAMRIAAAGENIVVLGAPPTRPETGYGYIKQGTVAGEFTDLGMTARCVQRFTEKPQIDRAIEFVADGNYAWNAGIFLWSARTLANAIREHRPAVAGPLETIAAAYGTPEFEAVFAAEYPKVENISIDYAVLEPRSAKGAASNIYCLPADFGWNDLGSWTALHEHAMAKGGVSRGHGNIVECDQALHLEAFGNYVYSPGKTVALLGVSDLVVVETDDAILITTRAHSQEVGRVVSELTQRQRLDLI from the coding sequence GTGACGACACCCCTGAAGCTGACGCCGCTGGTGCTGGCCGGTGGTAGCGGTACCCGGTTCTGGCCGCGCTCGCGGAAGTCGCGGGCGAAGCAGGTGCTGGCACTGTCCGGTGGCACAGAGACGATGATCCAGGAGACGGTGACGCGGTTGCTGCCGCTGGCTCCTGCGGATGACTTCCTGGTGATCACCAACGGGTTGCTGTTGGAGACCATCCGGCAGCAGTTGCCGGAGATTCCCCACGACCGCATCCTGTGCGAGCCGATGGCGCGGAATACTGCGCCTGCGTGCGCGCTGGCGGCCCTGATTGTGGAGCGGACCGCGCCGGAGACGATCCTGGGTGTCTTCCCGTCGGACCACGTGGTGACGGACGATGCGCGCTTCCAGCAGGTGATCCGTGCAGCAATGCGGATTGCCGCGGCGGGCGAGAACATTGTGGTGCTGGGTGCGCCGCCGACGCGTCCGGAGACGGGTTATGGCTACATCAAGCAGGGAACCGTCGCAGGTGAGTTCACTGATCTGGGCATGACGGCGCGCTGCGTGCAGCGGTTCACGGAGAAGCCGCAGATCGACCGCGCTATTGAGTTCGTGGCGGACGGAAACTATGCCTGGAACGCCGGCATCTTCCTGTGGTCTGCGCGGACGCTGGCCAATGCTATCCGCGAGCATCGGCCTGCAGTGGCGGGACCGCTGGAGACGATTGCCGCAGCGTATGGAACGCCGGAGTTTGAGGCAGTGTTCGCCGCCGAGTATCCGAAGGTGGAGAACATCTCCATTGACTACGCTGTGCTGGAGCCGCGTTCCGCGAAGGGTGCAGCGAGCAACATCTATTGCCTGCCTGCTGATTTCGGGTGGAACGATCTGGGTTCATGGACCGCGCTGCACGAACATGCCATGGCGAAGGGCGGCGTGAGCCGCGGCCACGGGAATATTGTGGAGTGCGACCAGGCGCTGCACCTGGAGGCGTTTGGCAATTACGTCTATTCGCCGGGTAAGACAGTTGCGTTGTTGGGTGTGAGCGACCTGGTTGTGGTGGAGACCGACGACGCGATCCTGATTACGACGCGGGCGCATTCGCAGGAAGTTGGGCGCGTGGTGAGTGAACTGACGCAGCGGCAACGGCTGGATTTGATTTGA
- a CDS encoding CHY zinc finger protein, which produces MQTRCVHYHSSRDVIAIRMACCGVYFACKDCHEEVAGHAIVVWPRSQWDTRAVLCGVCGDELTIHEYMECDNRCPRCEAAFNPGCRNHYHFYFEV; this is translated from the coding sequence ATGCAGACTCGCTGCGTTCACTATCACTCATCGCGCGATGTGATTGCGATTCGTATGGCTTGCTGCGGTGTTTACTTCGCCTGCAAGGATTGCCATGAGGAAGTTGCTGGTCATGCGATTGTGGTGTGGCCGCGTTCGCAGTGGGATACGCGTGCCGTACTATGCGGCGTGTGTGGGGATGAGTTGACCATCCACGAGTATATGGAGTGCGACAACCGGTGTCCGCGCTGTGAGGCTGCGTTCAATCCCGGTTGCCGGAACCACTATCACTTTTATTTTGAAGTTTGA
- a CDS encoding ABC transporter permease subunit: MRMLLYKAWIETRMRFFAGLVAVTIVCTFYLQQHAWLVTMWSHELSDPKGYHFAWMPLGINHFSWYLWHYLYDNYLQQVWSLFALLFAFGGLVRERSNGTILFSLGLPVSRRRWLFSRLAVALIEAIAVALFALIVIIVGSKIIHQDYSLGQLMLHTILMVAAGVILIAMGNLCYSLVPGNYTSLLVTLVVLGVPYLLLQDYMQNQRDSHTTTWLQYFDVGHAMAGPWQITWGSFPWVAVACAWGLTGLFLLLTASYGDRIDY, encoded by the coding sequence ATGAGGATGCTGCTCTATAAAGCGTGGATCGAAACCAGGATGCGCTTTTTCGCGGGACTGGTAGCGGTGACGATTGTCTGCACGTTCTATCTTCAGCAGCACGCGTGGTTGGTAACGATGTGGTCGCACGAACTGTCCGACCCGAAAGGCTACCATTTCGCCTGGATGCCATTAGGCATCAACCATTTCAGCTGGTACCTCTGGCACTATCTATACGACAACTATCTTCAGCAGGTCTGGTCGCTCTTTGCGTTGCTGTTCGCATTCGGAGGGCTGGTTCGCGAGAGAAGCAATGGCACTATCCTCTTCAGCCTGGGGCTTCCGGTAAGTCGACGCCGATGGTTATTCTCCAGGCTTGCCGTGGCGTTGATCGAGGCAATCGCCGTTGCGTTGTTCGCACTGATCGTGATCATCGTTGGCTCGAAGATCATCCATCAAGACTACTCATTGGGTCAACTGATGCTGCACACGATTCTTATGGTCGCGGCAGGGGTGATCTTGATTGCAATGGGGAACCTTTGTTATTCGCTTGTGCCGGGTAATTACACCTCGTTGCTCGTCACCCTGGTTGTTCTCGGCGTTCCGTATCTACTGCTGCAGGATTACATGCAGAATCAGCGCGATTCCCATACGACCACGTGGTTGCAGTACTTCGACGTGGGGCATGCTATGGCCGGACCATGGCAAATCACGTGGGGTTCCTTTCCGTGGGTGGCTGTGGCGTGTGCATGGGGACTAACCGGATTGTTTTTACTGCTGACGGCTTCCTATGGAGATCGCATTGATTACTGA
- a CDS encoding winged helix-turn-helix domain-containing protein yields MTRILFIEDEHAFAIGLIDRLHADAYEVQWESNGNTGQQAASANAFDLILLDVSLPGKNGFDICRDLRKSNITTPVLMLTARGEVIDRVLGLKLGADDYVQKNCEPIELMARIEALLRRSQPSATSPDTTILGDIRIDFRQHEVTRAGTAVALTPIEFRLLKYLNQHRGNIITREELLENVWSADGSMLSRTVDVHVAGLRKKIEEDPRYPRFLLTIKGAGYKLAL; encoded by the coding sequence ATGACACGCATCCTCTTCATCGAAGACGAGCACGCCTTCGCCATCGGCCTCATCGACCGCCTGCACGCAGACGCCTATGAAGTGCAATGGGAAAGCAACGGCAACACAGGCCAACAGGCCGCCAGCGCAAACGCCTTTGACCTCATCCTGCTCGACGTTTCACTCCCCGGCAAAAACGGCTTCGACATCTGCCGCGATCTGCGAAAGAGCAACATCACCACGCCCGTGCTCATGCTCACCGCACGTGGCGAAGTCATCGACCGCGTACTCGGCCTCAAACTCGGCGCAGACGACTACGTGCAGAAGAACTGCGAACCCATCGAACTTATGGCACGCATTGAAGCCCTGCTTCGTCGATCGCAACCTTCCGCAACATCACCAGACACCACAATCCTCGGTGACATCCGTATCGACTTCCGTCAACATGAGGTCACACGCGCGGGCACTGCAGTAGCACTCACACCCATCGAATTTCGATTGCTTAAGTACCTTAACCAACATCGCGGCAACATCATCACCCGCGAAGAGCTATTGGAGAACGTCTGGTCCGCAGACGGCAGCATGCTCAGCCGCACCGTCGATGTGCATGTCGCAGGCCTGCGCAAAAAGATCGAAGAAGACCCGCGTTATCCGCGCTTCCTGCTTACGATCAAAGGCGCCGGGTACAAACTCGCCCTCTGA
- a CDS encoding GAF domain-containing protein gives MILYTGILAEIAAFATTAPSLESLQNFIVDIIPSRLPHYNWTGFYMLDPNDAEMLVLGPFRGAPTEHTRIPIHQGICGAAVAQNQTVIVDDVHSDPRYLACSIETKSEIVVPIHAHGKVIGEIDIDSHDAAAFTAADRDFLEECATIIGSFIERTQTSK, from the coding sequence ATGATCCTCTACACCGGCATCCTCGCAGAGATCGCCGCCTTCGCCACCACCGCCCCATCGCTTGAATCCCTGCAGAACTTCATCGTCGACATCATTCCGTCACGCCTGCCCCACTACAACTGGACCGGCTTCTACATGCTCGACCCCAATGACGCGGAGATGCTTGTCCTCGGCCCCTTCCGCGGCGCACCCACGGAACACACACGCATCCCCATCCATCAAGGCATTTGCGGAGCCGCCGTCGCGCAGAATCAGACCGTCATCGTAGACGACGTTCACTCCGACCCGCGTTATCTCGCCTGCTCCATTGAAACCAAATCTGAGATCGTCGTTCCCATCCACGCCCACGGCAAAGTCATCGGTGAAATCGACATCGACAGCCACGACGCCGCAGCCTTCACCGCCGCCGACCGTGACTTCCTCGAAGAATGCGCCACAATCATCGGCAGCTTCATCGAGCGCACTCAAACTTCAAAATAA
- a CDS encoding PadR family transcriptional regulator, with amino-acid sequence MAKKNQVDSEMLKGTLDMMILRTLVGGDAHGHTIAKVIEHTSEDVLEVEQGSLYPALHRLEDRRWVSSYWGVSENNRKAKFYKMTAEGRKQLVREVTRWRQMTRAIGLVMGEEGGAQ; translated from the coding sequence ATGGCGAAGAAGAACCAGGTGGACAGCGAGATGTTAAAGGGGACGCTGGACATGATGATTCTGCGGACGCTGGTGGGCGGCGATGCGCATGGGCACACCATTGCCAAGGTGATTGAACACACATCAGAAGATGTGTTGGAAGTGGAACAGGGCTCGCTGTATCCGGCGCTGCATCGGCTGGAGGATCGTCGCTGGGTTTCTTCGTATTGGGGTGTGAGTGAGAACAATCGCAAGGCGAAGTTCTACAAGATGACGGCAGAAGGGCGTAAGCAACTGGTGCGCGAAGTGACGCGGTGGCGGCAGATGACTCGCGCGATTGGGTTGGTGATGGGCGAAGAGGGAGGTGCGCAATGA